A portion of the Rhodothermales bacterium genome contains these proteins:
- a CDS encoding phosphoribosyltransferase family protein, whose translation MPRAEADVIRTQFDRLPAEAGRPDSTFAMWTFVKGGAIQHLQHALKYGNRPLYGHDLGRLLAPALAEHLNSQMADFRIDGIVPVPLHPARLLERGYNQSQYLAEGIAAGLALPPPAQVLRRGRRTRTQTTLGVAARWGNVAGAFETASPLPDGLENVVLVDDVLTTGATASAAAVALRVAGVRHVHLATLAFAASG comes from the coding sequence ATGCCACGAGCGGAGGCCGATGTGATCCGCACCCAGTTCGACCGCCTCCCCGCGGAGGCCGGCCGGCCGGACTCCACGTTTGCCATGTGGACGTTCGTAAAAGGCGGCGCCATCCAGCATCTCCAACACGCCCTCAAATACGGCAACCGCCCCCTGTACGGGCATGATTTGGGACGATTGCTCGCCCCGGCGCTGGCCGAGCATCTCAACAGCCAGATGGCCGACTTCCGGATCGACGGTATCGTCCCGGTGCCGCTGCATCCCGCCCGATTACTCGAACGCGGGTATAACCAGAGCCAATACCTGGCCGAAGGAATCGCTGCCGGCCTCGCCCTCCCCCCGCCGGCCCAGGTGCTTCGCCGCGGCCGGCGCACGCGCACGCAAACCACGCTCGGCGTCGCGGCCCGCTGGGGCAACGTAGCCGGCGCGTTCGAAACCGCCTCCCCGTTGCCGGACGGCCTGGAAAACGTGGTCCTGGTAGACGACGTGCTCACGACGGGCGCCACCGCGTCGGCCGCGGCGGTGGCGTTGCGAGTCGCCGGCGTGCGCCACGTACATCTGGCCACGCTGGCCTTTGCCGCCTCCGGATGA
- the ccmA gene encoding heme ABC exporter ATP-binding protein CcmA, with protein MPINRLTVVDVGRRFGRRWLFRRIAFDLHGGESLAVTGPNGSGKSTLLRILARLLQPTEGEVRMAIEGAVVDRDTHPLRTGFVAPYLNVYDGFSARENLDFLASARRLAGGAARIADVLDLVQLADRADDRVATYSSGMKVRVKYAAALLADPPLLLLDEPTTNLDSRGVAMVREVMETHLARGGMLIVATNNADEARWCARQLAVDAGR; from the coding sequence GTGCCCATTAATCGATTGACGGTGGTGGATGTTGGCCGGCGGTTTGGCCGGCGCTGGTTGTTTCGCAGGATCGCGTTCGACCTGCACGGAGGCGAGTCGCTGGCCGTCACGGGGCCGAACGGGTCGGGCAAATCCACGCTCCTCCGTATTCTCGCGCGGCTCCTGCAGCCCACGGAAGGGGAGGTGCGGATGGCCATCGAAGGAGCGGTCGTGGATCGCGATACCCACCCGCTCCGGACCGGCTTCGTGGCGCCCTACTTGAACGTGTACGATGGCTTCTCGGCGCGTGAGAACCTGGATTTCCTGGCTTCGGCGCGCCGGCTCGCCGGCGGAGCGGCGCGTATCGCGGACGTGCTGGATCTCGTCCAACTCGCCGACCGCGCGGACGACCGCGTGGCCACCTATTCGTCCGGCATGAAGGTGCGCGTCAAGTATGCGGCCGCGCTCCTGGCAGATCCTCCGTTATTGTTGTTGGATGAGCCGACGACCAACCTCGACAGCCGGGGCGTGGCCATGGTGCGCGAGGTGATGGAGACCCACCTGGCGCGGGGAGGCATGCTAATCGTGGCGACGAACAACGCCGACGAGGCGCGTTGGTGCGCCCGCCAACTGGCGGTAGACGCCGGTCGGTGA